The nucleotide window attgaaccaaatgaataaattaatatatacataacccatattttatgtttttatcaaatttatttacttatagttatttatgaaagaaaaaaatttctaGAAAAGAGCACTTATCTTGTTAGTTTCATATATATAGGTGTCTATGATAGTTTTTTTGTAGGACTGAAAATACCGTTGTCTCTACTTTGTATAGGTTAAAAGTGGTGGATTTTGGAGTtttattcatagtaaatttagtgatagGAAGTTCTTAATGCTAAccgtttgtttctttttattttcatgtatgattaataacaaaacaaaatatgatGACAACCAAACCAattaatgtatattatatttaatttggttttaataattaaaaactgACTAAATtcgtttgattttgattttacaAATAACCGACCCATGAACAACCCTAGTTGTTGCGAGCCAAATGTGGAGTAATGTTGTGTTTGGTGCGAATGAAAttgtttttcatgaaaagtcattttcctcatttttaaaaaaattgttcgtTGTTGTCGGGAGGTGACTCAATGTGGAATATCACTTGTGATTATTTTTCCtactttcattaaaaaaaataatcatttttctcatttttaaaatacttatttttaaaaaaatttaactaaccAAATATGCAAAAATCAAAAAATGTATTTTCCTACTTCCCGAACACACCCAAAAGTTTATAGTTTAGATCTTAATACGTTGCTTTATTAGCGATGATATCTGAggcaaattcaaatttttaacatgtcaattattatttatatcagTTGTTTAAGTTTCTTGCACGACAGAATTTAGAGGAAAAACAATCTTTcatactttaatattttattttctgctagaaataaatttttatcCCTCCTAATTTTCATTCCACTTGTTAATAATAGATTCAATATCTAATCTTATTCTAtattgtcattttttaaaaatctgtcgtattatattattttgaacaaCATTATCTTGGTGATGAGAAAAAGGACCACCAATCACTACTCATTTCCAATAACatccttgaaaaaaaattatacttttttttttatttcacttttgtTTTCAATTGAATTTATATAGTTGTCAAAAATGAATCTTCCCCACAATTTCACATCTAATTTATGGACCTAACaccatttattttaattttattaccCATCCCACTTACAATCTCCTCACACAACAACATATAGTAACTTATTTTCCACAATCTTCCCACTAAAGAATTCTTCCATTATAATACAGGAGTATTTAGTCCACTTTTATCACTGTCTATCAACCATATAATCCATTTTAGTCTTTGTATATggtatataaataataatttcgAGATATTTAATTGCATAGCAACAAGTggattattatttaataataaagtGGATTAATCTAGAAGAAATAGGATGAATTGTTTCAAAATCAATTCAATATAGTCCACATTGAAAATTCTGAATTCAGAGAAACCGATAGTCAAAAGAATTCAAACTTGAAAGAAATGGAGAGGCATAAGCTTAAAAATGAAGACATATTCCCTTCTTTTAGATAAAAGATGAATGACTCAAATAGAAGTTTCCATTGCTAATGACAAAGCAACAAAGAATTCTAGACTACCATTTCACTAGAGGTAGAAAAATATTTGTACTTGCAGTGTACATATACATGGAAATAAAGAATGTTAAAGGCAAAGTGAAGTTGCAGGATCAATCAATCAACTGTTTAGTTCCATGGATCATCCCACCCGCTGGGACCTTCTCGTTTAACAAAGCTCATTATAGCTTCAACAGCTTCTACAACTCTGTTAGATAAAGAATGGTTCCCGTattcaatttcaactttttcAGCACCACCCATTGCTTTGCACAATCTGCATAAGTGAGCATGTTACCATGAGGAAGAATGAATTAAGAACAAGAACGTATCAAACGTGTTGCCGGAAGGGCATTACAAACTGTAAAAGAGACTAAGTTTAGTCTGGAAGGTTTTTGTGCTTGCCTATTAACCAATGCTTTCTTGTCAACATAGTCTGGAACGTACTCATCACCCATGGAAAATATAACCTGCAAAGAGCAGGTGTGATTCAGAAGACTGCCATTTTATCCTTGTAAATCAGACGGAGATTCTTAGGTCCCGAGTGAAAAATGGGTGTTATCAACTACTAAAGCTAGTGCGAGGAAATTAACAATGTCCATTTTCTGTCTTTTGCCatgcaattcaaaaaaaatataaattacatGGCTCGGACACCTTTCTACGTAGAAACTAAAAGTACAAAATAGCTTTCCGAACTTGAATGGAACTTGGTCTCCTACCTGACAAGGAGTGTTGGACATGTGCCCAAGTTTCTGCTTCAGCTGGTCATCACTAAAGTCAGAACTAAACAAGTCGTCCTCACCATTGTATGCACAAAGTGAGTGATATCTGTCAAATACATAGTAATTAGAAAAGCAGCCATCGTAGAAAAGGGTATGCAAACACTTGAGTCCAAACAAGTAAACCAACTTGTTATTCAGTTACTAGACCTCTATCATATGCAAGGGCGAAGCCAGAATCTAGAGCCAGTGGGTTCAGAATGGGTAATGatctttttatgtatatattttgagCATATTTTAGATATGTATTCATAATTTGGGCCAAAAGCAATGTTTAGTTGAACCCCCCATCCTAGAGCATATGTATGGCAAATTATTCAATGGTCTTTTCAAgatttccataaaaaaaaaagttccctTTGAAGttcaaattctttcttttcaatagAAGACTTATTAACGGATAGCTGCATCGATATGATCGAGAAAGAACTTCCCGAAAAGTTGAAGGACCTCTCTGAAGTGAGGGGtttttcaaatcattctcaATACCTTGCCTTGTTACAAAAATTACAGTTCAATGAGGTGCAGGAAAGGGCGTCTTATAGCAACTTGTTCATGGTTTTTATTTGATAAGTTATTTCCCATTATCACAACTTCGAAATTGTGAACACTAACTTGAGGCATGCTTTTTACAACATATAGTTGACAACCTTTGAATTGACATTCAGAAGTAACCATAACCAGAAAGTGTAAAATGCGATACATGGGAAAGAAACTAGACTTAATAATCACCCTTACCTAAAGGCAGTGATTGGGGCATCTGGATTCGCCTCCCTTGGCATTAACTCTGATTCACGACCTTCACTTATCATGTTTGACGCCAAATCAATCATCGAAGCAGTATCAGGAAGAGTGGCTTTATATTCTCGATCACTAACTGGAGCCTGAAAAGCCAAAAGAACATTATGGTTGATGCTGACAGCAACATAGTATCCAGATTACATAAAATCATTTGCATAAAGGTGGCTTTGAGATCACATATACTATGTCCCAATGCTGTCTCCATATTCACCACCCTGCTCAAGACTGATTCTTCACGATAATATTACACTGACAGCTGTATTCCCTTTCAGGAGAAAAGAATCTGATCTCTGGTAACTTGAATGTCTGTCAACAACAGTAACTAATCCAGTACCCAGCAGCTACATTCAAACACCCTATCCCCATCCCCTCCCTAAAAAAAAGATGAACTGCAAAATTCAAATAGAAGCCTTTTAACTTTGAAGGCCACCTTAGCTCCATTCAAACTAATTATTAATTCAGGTCATTATCAGTAACTGCAAGAGTCGCGGTGCATGTTCGAAATGATATAGAAATCAAGAGGCAAATATCAATTCAGGTCATTATCAGTAACTGCAAGAGTCGCGGTGCATGTTCGAAATGATACAGAAATCAAGAGGCATATATTGTCCATTTTACAAATTTTCCTTTTCTCACTAAAAACAGAAATATAACACTTCGATAAATCATAAACTCCAAGGTTGCGTGTGCTTTCATGAACATTGATTCAATAATTTAGCAGATTCATAGCTAAGATGATTGGAAGCATGTAGTGAATTTAATTTACCAAAAAGACAACTCAAAGTACTGATATTTAAGCAGGTATTACCTGCAATATGGCTGCACGGACTGCTCTGGAACATGCAGCATTTGTGCGCATGTAATATACAATATCCTGTTTGCAGATAGAGAAAGTCAGCTTCCTCTCTCCTCATGTTTCATGcaataatcaatta belongs to Solanum stenotomum isolate F172 chromosome 1, ASM1918654v1, whole genome shotgun sequence and includes:
- the LOC125869930 gene encoding UPF0613 protein PB24D3.06c; this encodes MDLSTSASFSSSSSSSWFSGIVRGRSSSVKMSNKSQAAAAADGGADRISGAGPITAKKQFRGVMFKYGPKAIQVAFKTGDYKQQVIFIGGLTDGFLATDYLEPLAIALDKEKWSLVQFLVSSSYSGYGTSSLRQDAMELDQLISYLINKEDSEGVVLLGHSTGCQDIVYYMRTNAACSRAVRAAILQAPVSDREYKATLPDTASMIDLASNMISEGRESELMPREANPDAPITAFRYHSLCAYNGEDDLFSSDFSDDQLKQKLGHMSNTPCQVIFSMGDEYVPDYVDKKALVNRLCKAMGGAEKVEIEYGNHSLSNRVVEAVEAIMSFVKREGPSGWDDPWN